A stretch of Synechococcus sp. MIT S9220 DNA encodes these proteins:
- the rdgB gene encoding RdgB/HAM1 family non-canonical purine NTP pyrophosphatase gives MQTQSLVIASGNSGKVREFEGLLSGLPLIVKAQPEGLEIEETGSTFTANARIKALAVAAETGEWALADDSGLSVDALEGAPGVHSARYAPSDPERIARLLQALESEDNRTARFCAALCMAAPDGTVLLEVEGQCKGWITRSPRGDQGFGYDPIFEVEGTQKTFAEMSLKEKKAHGHRGRAFSLLEPRLRQLLSQQ, from the coding sequence ATGCAGACGCAAAGCCTGGTGATCGCCAGCGGCAACTCCGGCAAGGTGCGGGAATTCGAAGGTCTCCTCAGCGGACTACCACTGATTGTGAAAGCACAGCCTGAAGGGTTAGAGATCGAGGAAACCGGTAGCACCTTCACCGCCAACGCCCGCATCAAAGCGCTTGCCGTGGCTGCAGAGACCGGGGAGTGGGCTCTTGCAGACGACTCCGGTCTGAGCGTGGATGCTCTGGAGGGAGCTCCAGGTGTTCACTCCGCCCGCTACGCACCCAGCGATCCAGAACGGATCGCACGACTGCTGCAAGCGCTCGAATCTGAAGACAACCGCACCGCCCGCTTCTGTGCAGCCCTCTGTATGGCGGCACCGGACGGCACGGTGTTGCTCGAAGTGGAGGGCCAGTGCAAGGGTTGGATTACTCGATCACCGAGGGGTGATCAGGGCTTCGGTTACGACCCGATTTTTGAAGTTGAAGGCACACAAAAAACGTTCGCGGAAATGTCTCTGAAGGAGAAAAAAGCCCACGGTCACCGTGGTCGTGCTTTCAGCTTGCTGGAACCACGCCTGCGCCAACTGCTTTCTCAGCAGTGA
- a CDS encoding Glu/Leu/Phe/Val dehydrogenase dimerization domain-containing protein, which translates to MTTTTRPAPDVSVLAEHVSEHLSVFVVAENTDARRPANGGLRLLNYPSDEACIADGQRLAGLMTHKHDLYGTGFAGGKIVARAAEPEAVKDELISITAELLESLDGAMITGCDLNTSLEDMERLTELTPHVLAAVGSPVDASAATAHGTLGAVEAVLESTLAEAKPGRALVHGCGAVGGTVARVLVQHGWTVFTVDLSPERAGFPGATPLHQDCPWWELKLDLLLPCSISGLINAEIASGLRVKSVVPAANAPFQSTQLADDLRRRGIRVLPDPLVNAGAVIADSIERFSPDAWKGAGAEDVYAFVRSEVRQRATDYLNQRDQGLSVGAALVEVTAERETDPIGLSFGDVA; encoded by the coding sequence ATGACAACCACAACACGACCCGCGCCGGATGTCTCGGTGCTAGCTGAACATGTCTCCGAGCATCTGTCGGTGTTCGTGGTGGCCGAGAACACCGATGCGCGCCGCCCGGCCAACGGTGGCCTGCGTCTCCTCAATTACCCCAGCGATGAGGCCTGCATTGCTGACGGACAGAGACTTGCCGGGCTGATGACCCACAAGCACGACCTCTATGGCACCGGTTTCGCCGGCGGCAAGATCGTGGCGCGCGCCGCCGAACCGGAGGCGGTGAAGGACGAACTGATCAGCATTACCGCAGAGCTTCTGGAGTCTCTGGACGGAGCCATGATCACCGGCTGTGATCTCAATACCAGCCTGGAGGATATGGAGCGCCTGACGGAGCTCACTCCCCACGTGCTGGCAGCCGTCGGCAGTCCTGTGGATGCCAGCGCAGCAACGGCTCATGGCACCCTCGGCGCCGTTGAAGCCGTGCTCGAATCGACCCTGGCTGAAGCGAAACCCGGCCGCGCGCTGGTGCATGGCTGTGGCGCCGTCGGCGGCACCGTGGCTCGCGTGTTGGTTCAACATGGCTGGACAGTGTTCACCGTGGATCTCAGTCCAGAACGTGCAGGCTTCCCTGGTGCCACTCCTCTGCATCAGGACTGTCCCTGGTGGGAGCTGAAGCTGGATCTGCTGCTGCCCTGCTCGATCTCAGGTCTGATCAATGCTGAGATCGCCTCTGGCCTGAGGGTCAAATCTGTTGTTCCAGCAGCCAATGCTCCCTTCCAGAGCACTCAGCTCGCCGACGACCTGCGTCGGCGCGGCATCCGTGTGCTGCCGGATCCATTGGTCAATGCCGGTGCCGTGATCGCCGACTCGATCGAGCGCTTCTCACCCGACGCCTGGAAAGGTGCAGGCGCGGAGGATGTCTACGCCTTCGTGCGCAGCGAGGTGCGCCAAAGAGCCACTGACTATCTCAATCAGCGCGATCAGGGCCTCTCGGTTGGAGCAGCTCTTGTGGAAGTCACCGCCGAACGGGAGACCGATCCGATCGGCCTCAGCTTCGGAGACGTGGCATGA
- a CDS encoding occludin/ELL family protein, with product MLLLLSLSSFQAAAVARPVVCSTTLEAPSTAISAGDVTPSPVEVTRCGPVQSTSALMEERFYSWTAPYASGVDLLHQVTDLLGIAVAGPQGNRFMGFGFPDQTIIWDGTAIENTYTMLLEDQSDPIPWRTVDIPNGFSGSLAEDIGSPSPDLIQDEDAFQPVRALW from the coding sequence TTGCTTCTGCTTCTGTCACTGAGTTCGTTTCAGGCAGCTGCAGTGGCTCGACCGGTGGTCTGCTCCACCACATTGGAGGCTCCTTCGACTGCGATCTCTGCAGGAGATGTGACTCCATCTCCGGTTGAGGTCACCCGTTGCGGGCCGGTGCAGAGCACTTCAGCCTTGATGGAAGAGCGCTTCTACAGCTGGACAGCTCCTTATGCCAGCGGTGTGGATCTCCTGCACCAGGTCACGGACCTGCTGGGTATTGCAGTTGCCGGGCCTCAGGGCAACCGCTTCATGGGATTCGGTTTCCCTGATCAGACGATTATTTGGGACGGGACTGCTATCGAGAACACCTACACGATGCTGCTTGAGGATCAGAGTGATCCGATTCCCTGGCGCACGGTTGATATTCCCAATGGCTTCAGTGGCAGCCTTGCCGAAGACATTGGCAGCCCATCCCCTGATCTCATTCAGGACGAGGATGCCTTTCAGCCGGTGCGTGCCCTGTGGTAA
- a CDS encoding phosphoglucomutase/phosphomannomutase family protein, whose amino-acid sequence MASAPLPLSAAPIRFGTDGWRGILGVDITVERLLPVAAAAAQELAHQAPDQLNSKTVVIGYDRRFLAPELAEAIASSVRGVGLEPLVTSTPVPTPACSWTVVQRRALGALVITASHNPPEWLGLKIKGPFGGSVDGTFTAAVERRLAAGSINAPVAGELPRFDARSEHLEGLRTQLNLGAISSGLKAMGLRVIVDPMHGSAAGCVSDLLGTDAEGLVCEIRSQRDPLFGGCPPEPLAAHLQELIAAVQASSRNGQPAVGLVFDGDGDRIAAVDEHGCFCSTQQLMPLLIDHLAGARQLPGTVVKTVSGSDLMRLVAEDHGRQVLELPVGFKYIAAEMLAGEVLIGGEESGGVGFGMHLPERDALFAAMLVLEALVQGGKPLGARMQALRLRCGGSSHYDRLDLRLADMESRRRLEHLLSTQPPAEVAGQTVSEVITTDGVKLRLGPSHWLMLRFSGTEPLLRLYCEAPDSDRVEAVLAWARSFAESA is encoded by the coding sequence ATGGCGTCGGCTCCCCTCCCTCTGAGCGCAGCTCCGATCCGTTTCGGCACCGACGGATGGCGAGGAATCCTCGGGGTGGACATCACCGTGGAGCGGTTGCTGCCGGTGGCGGCAGCGGCGGCCCAGGAACTCGCCCATCAAGCACCGGATCAGCTCAACAGCAAGACGGTGGTGATCGGCTACGACCGACGTTTCCTGGCACCGGAACTTGCGGAGGCGATCGCTTCTTCCGTACGCGGGGTTGGCTTGGAACCCCTAGTCACGAGCACTCCTGTTCCCACACCGGCATGCAGCTGGACCGTGGTGCAGCGCCGGGCACTGGGAGCCCTTGTGATCACGGCCAGCCATAACCCGCCCGAATGGTTGGGTTTAAAGATCAAAGGACCGTTCGGCGGATCCGTGGACGGCACGTTCACTGCCGCGGTGGAGCGGCGATTGGCTGCAGGCAGCATCAACGCGCCGGTTGCGGGAGAGCTGCCACGCTTTGACGCCCGCAGCGAACACCTTGAGGGGCTGCGAACCCAGCTGAATCTGGGCGCCATCAGCTCTGGGCTGAAGGCCATGGGCCTGCGGGTGATCGTGGACCCGATGCATGGCTCTGCGGCAGGTTGTGTGTCTGATTTGCTCGGAACCGATGCCGAGGGCCTCGTTTGCGAGATCCGCAGCCAGCGTGATCCTCTCTTCGGTGGCTGTCCTCCGGAACCGCTCGCTGCTCACTTGCAGGAACTGATTGCTGCGGTTCAGGCTTCCAGTCGAAACGGGCAGCCAGCAGTGGGTCTGGTCTTCGACGGTGATGGCGACCGCATCGCAGCAGTCGATGAGCACGGTTGTTTCTGCAGCACCCAGCAACTGATGCCACTGCTGATCGATCACCTCGCCGGAGCAAGGCAATTGCCTGGAACCGTGGTCAAAACCGTGAGTGGCTCCGACCTGATGCGTCTGGTGGCGGAAGACCATGGCCGGCAGGTGCTGGAGCTTCCTGTGGGCTTCAAATACATCGCAGCCGAGATGCTGGCGGGTGAGGTGCTGATCGGCGGGGAGGAGTCGGGAGGCGTTGGCTTCGGCATGCACCTGCCTGAACGCGATGCACTGTTCGCAGCCATGCTCGTGCTGGAGGCTCTCGTTCAGGGCGGCAAGCCACTGGGAGCTCGAATGCAGGCTCTGCGTCTGCGCTGCGGAGGTTCGAGTCATTACGACAGGCTTGATCTGCGCCTGGCCGATATGGAGTCCCGCCGACGCCTGGAGCATCTGCTGTCAACCCAGCCTCCGGCTGAAGTCGCAGGACAGACCGTGTCGGAAGTGATCACGACGGACGGTGTGAAACTGAGGCTTGGACCCAGCCACTGGTTGATGCTGCGCTTCTCCGGCACTGAACCCCTACTCCGGTTGTATTGCGAAGCACCCGACAGCGATCGTGTAGAGGCCGTGCTCGCCTGGGCCCGCAGCTTTGCCGAGAGCGCTTGA
- a CDS encoding TM0106 family RecB-like putative nuclease, which yields MGDTPSADKPLTDRLLRSWSRCRRRAWLDRHGDQGKRVYTAHRTLQLDDQQRSFVALLPHKPGHGLAACERGEVGVVGLRLRGRTAEGYSIEAHPALLQRQPGRSRWGDYMYRPVLARQGRRLTREHRLQLALAARLLALFQDAPVKDGLALAGAGRYLEKETVALGESLQRQLDEALRKLASDLERAEPPPLASDRRKCSLCSWRGVCNAEARRVGHLSEVSGIGAKRREMLLELGIDGLKALADADPHRLAEQLQRFGEQHGAVAAPLVAQARAQRDGQAQALADSFALPELRNAPGVLLYDIESDPDARDDFLHGFVCLPRDPDGCWALDRASYHPLLMLQEHGERRCWQRIKRFLNRYEGWPVLHYGETESLALCKMAQRQAVSDEERQALRCRLVDVHARLRTHWRLPLNSYGLKTVADWLGFSWSQAGVDGARALLWWRQWRGTGPQDRGHVQALRWIFTYNRDDGLATWAVAAWMLEVDSRSQPRAGGSQKPLGRVMETSTPLSPACSVSASSA from the coding sequence ATGGGTGACACCCCTTCTGCTGACAAGCCACTCACCGACCGACTGCTGCGCAGCTGGTCCCGCTGCCGGCGTCGGGCCTGGCTCGATCGCCATGGTGATCAGGGCAAGAGGGTTTACACCGCCCATCGCACCCTCCAGCTTGATGATCAGCAACGCAGTTTTGTTGCGTTACTGCCGCACAAGCCTGGACATGGGCTCGCTGCCTGCGAGCGGGGTGAAGTCGGTGTGGTGGGACTGCGGCTGCGTGGACGCACTGCGGAGGGATACAGCATCGAGGCGCATCCAGCTCTGCTGCAGCGCCAGCCCGGACGCAGTCGCTGGGGTGATTACATGTATCGCCCCGTCTTGGCCAGGCAGGGGCGACGACTCACCAGGGAGCATCGACTGCAGCTGGCGTTGGCAGCTCGTCTGCTCGCTCTGTTTCAGGACGCTCCTGTCAAGGACGGGCTGGCTCTGGCGGGAGCAGGCCGCTACCTCGAGAAGGAAACTGTTGCTCTCGGTGAGTCCCTGCAGCGTCAGCTGGATGAGGCACTGCGCAAACTGGCATCTGATCTGGAGCGGGCCGAGCCACCTCCGCTTGCTTCTGATCGGCGTAAGTGTTCGTTGTGCAGCTGGCGAGGTGTGTGCAACGCCGAGGCCCGCCGGGTTGGACATCTCAGTGAGGTCAGTGGTATTGGCGCCAAGCGACGGGAGATGCTCCTCGAGCTGGGGATTGATGGCCTGAAAGCACTTGCTGATGCTGATCCGCATCGTCTGGCGGAGCAGCTGCAGCGATTTGGAGAGCAACACGGAGCCGTGGCGGCTCCCCTCGTAGCTCAGGCTCGAGCCCAGCGGGATGGGCAGGCGCAGGCTTTGGCCGATTCCTTCGCCTTGCCAGAACTAAGGAATGCGCCTGGGGTACTGCTCTATGACATCGAATCAGACCCGGATGCCCGTGATGACTTTCTGCATGGATTTGTCTGTCTACCCCGGGATCCCGACGGCTGCTGGGCTCTTGATCGAGCCAGTTATCACCCTCTGTTGATGCTGCAGGAGCATGGTGAGAGGCGTTGCTGGCAACGCATCAAGCGATTTTTGAACCGTTATGAGGGCTGGCCCGTCTTGCACTACGGCGAGACGGAGTCACTGGCTTTGTGCAAGATGGCCCAACGCCAGGCCGTCAGTGATGAGGAACGACAGGCCCTGCGTTGCCGGCTGGTCGATGTGCATGCCCGCTTGCGCACTCACTGGCGACTTCCCCTCAATAGTTATGGGTTGAAGACAGTCGCCGATTGGCTTGGATTCAGCTGGAGTCAGGCTGGGGTGGATGGTGCAAGGGCGCTGCTCTGGTGGAGGCAGTGGCGTGGCACCGGACCGCAAGACCGTGGGCATGTCCAGGCTCTGCGCTGGATCTTCACCTACAACCGTGATGATGGCTTGGCTACCTGGGCGGTGGCTGCATGGATGCTCGAAGTTGACAGTCGCTCTCAGCCTCGAGCGGGCGGGTCGCAGAAGCCACTGGGTCGTGTGATGGAGACCTCGACACCACTGTCTCCCGCTTGCAGTGTTTCCGCGTCGAGCGCCTGA
- the pyrE gene encoding orotate phosphoribosyltransferase, producing the protein MPVNSDPSMDRQALLDRLAREAYRHGQFTLASGRSSEHYVNCKPVALSGSGLALLSPAMLALVDNDAAAVGGLTLGADPLVSGVAMAAAQEGRDLNALIVRKQAKGHGTGAWLEGPLPTSGALVTVLEDVVTTGGSSIQAVNQLKEAGYSVRRVVTIVDREEGGQETMDQAGLELVSLFRLSEVAARAKELEQ; encoded by the coding sequence ATGCCCGTCAATTCCGACCCATCCATGGATCGCCAGGCCCTGCTGGACCGACTGGCCCGGGAGGCTTATCGGCACGGGCAGTTCACCCTCGCATCGGGTCGCAGCAGCGAACACTATGTGAATTGCAAACCGGTGGCCCTCAGTGGCAGCGGCCTGGCGCTGCTCAGTCCCGCCATGCTGGCCCTGGTGGACAACGATGCTGCGGCCGTTGGAGGGCTCACGCTTGGGGCCGATCCCCTGGTGAGCGGGGTGGCCATGGCAGCGGCGCAGGAGGGCCGTGATCTGAATGCACTGATTGTGCGCAAACAGGCCAAAGGCCATGGCACTGGTGCCTGGCTGGAAGGCCCATTGCCTACATCAGGTGCCCTCGTGACGGTGCTGGAGGACGTCGTCACGACCGGTGGGTCCTCGATCCAGGCTGTTAACCAGCTGAAAGAAGCCGGATATTCCGTTCGGCGCGTGGTCACCATCGTGGATCGTGAAGAAGGTGGTCAGGAGACCATGGATCAAGCGGGCTTGGAGCTGGTCAGCTTGTTTCGACTGAGCGAGGTGGCTGCCAGAGCCAAGGAGCTTGAACAGTGA
- a CDS encoding FAD-dependent oxidoreductase — translation MSSAALPSKASVVIVGGGMAGLSCAASLARRGITDVVLLEAKTLAHAKASSYGETRMFREMYSDPVLCRLAQEANKLWREEEIYAGEQLRETHGLLFYGESWDEETIEGSIPGARRVMDEQGIPYEAMNADQISTRFPLKPKSDFTGLFEPTAGAVRSDKVVAHWISTARHAGHQLVEHCPVANLDADGGGVTLEDGHHIAAGQLVVACGIWSQLLLAPLGLAPKLEVWPMLWAHYTVDPALADRYPQWFCFQKERGDDGGLYYGFPVLSHTSDGRPRIKAGIDWAPRELRVAEPNAMTTEPPARLVELLDTFLFNEVEGVQERVETVISPYSMASDVNFVLDRLGPKLSLFAGGSGQAFKFAPLIGDSLAQLASGETPAVDLSCWSHQREAVSA, via the coding sequence ATGAGCTCGGCCGCTCTTCCTTCCAAGGCCTCGGTGGTGATTGTCGGCGGCGGCATGGCTGGTCTCAGCTGTGCAGCATCCCTGGCTCGTCGAGGCATCACTGACGTGGTGCTGCTCGAGGCCAAAACCCTTGCGCACGCCAAGGCCAGCAGTTATGGCGAAACCCGGATGTTCCGGGAGATGTATTCCGATCCCGTGCTCTGTCGTCTGGCTCAGGAGGCCAACAAGCTCTGGCGTGAGGAAGAGATTTACGCAGGAGAACAGCTGCGCGAAACCCATGGGTTGCTGTTTTACGGCGAAAGCTGGGATGAGGAAACGATCGAAGGGTCGATCCCAGGGGCCCGCCGGGTGATGGACGAACAGGGCATCCCCTATGAGGCAATGAATGCCGATCAGATTTCAACCCGCTTTCCTCTAAAACCGAAAAGCGATTTCACCGGACTGTTTGAGCCCACCGCTGGGGCAGTGCGCAGCGACAAGGTTGTTGCTCACTGGATCAGCACGGCCCGTCATGCTGGCCATCAACTGGTGGAACACTGCCCGGTGGCGAACCTGGATGCCGACGGTGGTGGCGTCACTCTCGAGGATGGCCACCACATCGCCGCAGGACAGCTGGTCGTGGCCTGTGGCATCTGGAGCCAGCTGTTGCTGGCTCCGCTTGGACTCGCGCCAAAACTCGAGGTGTGGCCGATGCTCTGGGCTCATTACACCGTGGACCCTGCATTGGCGGATCGTTATCCGCAATGGTTCTGCTTCCAGAAGGAACGCGGCGATGACGGAGGCCTGTATTACGGCTTCCCGGTGCTCAGCCACACCAGCGATGGTCGGCCACGCATCAAGGCGGGAATCGACTGGGCACCCAGGGAGCTGCGTGTCGCAGAACCCAATGCCATGACCACCGAGCCACCGGCAAGGCTGGTCGAACTTCTCGATACATTCCTGTTCAACGAAGTCGAAGGCGTCCAGGAACGGGTCGAAACCGTGATCAGTCCCTACTCGATGGCCAGCGACGTCAATTTCGTGCTGGACCGTCTAGGCCCAAAGCTGAGCCTGTTTGCCGGCGGCTCAGGCCAAGCCTTCAAATTTGCGCCCCTGATCGGCGACTCGCTGGCACAACTGGCCAGCGGTGAAACTCCTGCTGTGGATCTTTCCTGCTGGAGTCATCAGCGCGAAGCCGTCAGCGCCTAA
- a CDS encoding hemolysin family protein encodes MRTLLLIALLVLPALFSAAEVALLRLRPSQVQALSEEGRPGAQSVQRLQRHLRIALLMTQFGACLSLVALGWIGRGFGQRWWPLEVPAGRWWDLAWFLLLVVLATLVAGLLPRAWVLSRPEFAALQLGPVLEGAIRVLSPLLSALDSLASLLLRFVGLTQRWDAPVPALTAGELETLIESGAVTGLKPDERNILEGVFALHDTQVREVMVPRSGMVTLPVEVRFAELMEAVHRTRHARFPVIGQSLDDVRGVLDLRRLAEPIARGELREDSWLEPYLMPAQTVPETSNLADLLAIIRSGNPLLLVVDEHGGTEGLVTAADLTGEIVGDEPDDETDEPDLMPMEGQPGTWLVAGDLEIVELNRQLQLDLPEASDHHTLAGFLLERLQHIPSPGEALRHHNIQFEIVAMAGPRIVRVLLVLIEEPDSLIDPDNPDQGLM; translated from the coding sequence ATGCGCACCCTGCTGCTGATCGCGCTGCTGGTTCTTCCGGCTCTGTTTTCAGCTGCTGAGGTGGCTCTCCTGCGGCTCAGGCCAAGTCAGGTGCAGGCTCTCAGCGAGGAGGGCCGCCCTGGTGCCCAGTCGGTGCAGCGACTGCAGCGGCATCTGCGCATTGCTCTGCTGATGACACAGTTCGGGGCTTGCCTGTCGCTGGTAGCCCTGGGCTGGATCGGTCGTGGATTCGGTCAGCGCTGGTGGCCCCTGGAGGTTCCTGCTGGACGCTGGTGGGATCTCGCCTGGTTTTTGCTGCTGGTCGTGCTGGCCACCCTGGTTGCCGGCTTGCTTCCACGGGCCTGGGTGCTCAGCCGTCCCGAGTTCGCTGCCTTGCAGCTTGGACCTGTGCTCGAGGGCGCGATCCGGGTGCTGAGTCCACTGTTGTCGGCACTCGACAGCCTGGCTTCGCTGTTGCTGCGATTCGTAGGGCTCACCCAGCGCTGGGATGCACCAGTTCCTGCCCTCACGGCCGGCGAGCTGGAAACCCTGATCGAGAGTGGCGCGGTGACCGGTCTCAAACCCGACGAACGCAACATCCTCGAGGGTGTGTTCGCTCTGCACGACACTCAAGTCCGTGAGGTGATGGTGCCGCGATCCGGCATGGTCACCCTCCCCGTTGAGGTGCGTTTCGCGGAGCTAATGGAGGCGGTGCATCGCACCCGCCATGCGCGCTTTCCCGTGATCGGTCAGTCATTGGATGATGTGCGGGGAGTTCTTGATCTGCGCCGTCTTGCCGAGCCGATCGCTCGAGGTGAGCTGCGCGAAGACTCCTGGCTTGAGCCCTACCTGATGCCTGCGCAGACGGTGCCGGAAACCAGCAACCTTGCTGATCTGCTGGCCATCATCCGCTCGGGTAACCCGTTGCTGCTGGTGGTTGATGAACATGGCGGAACGGAGGGCCTGGTGACCGCAGCAGACCTCACCGGAGAAATTGTTGGCGATGAACCTGACGATGAAACCGATGAACCAGACCTGATGCCGATGGAGGGCCAGCCGGGAACCTGGCTTGTTGCAGGAGATCTGGAGATTGTTGAGCTGAATCGCCAGCTGCAGCTGGATCTCCCGGAAGCCAGTGACCATCACACCTTGGCCGGCTTCCTGCTGGAACGGCTCCAGCACATCCCTTCACCGGGCGAAGCATTGCGCCATCACAACATCCAGTTCGAGATTGTTGCCATGGCTGGTCCCCGCATTGTGAGGGTGCTTTTGGTCCTCATTGAGGAGCCAGATTCGCTGATCGACCCCGACAATCCTGACCAGGGATTGATGTAA
- a CDS encoding SAM-dependent methyltransferase: MAIAMTTGYSAQTEGALLCIEAASDWALTCVDQLAAADSHVLIDYGAADGGTAVGLWHQVLDRLHANQPQAHLTLIGNDLPSNDNVALAENLALQIPRTPKPTVLVSARSFYEPSVGPNTVSFGFSATAMHWLSESPGPLNTHTHVLASGDADALKRFTAQALKDWTYVLELRSKELKVGGRLLTVNLSRDGEGRYLGHNGGETRNVHDQLHQIWKSLADEGVITEEQYRKGTVLNFYKSPEEFMAPLKDQSSAPYRNGLRLVDERTVYVKCPYRRRWEENGDTAAFAAGLMATIRSWSRHSFASTAGDAVADEVYKRLKQRIADAPSEWSLDYVEHHQMMEKVA; encoded by the coding sequence ATGGCCATCGCCATGACCACCGGTTACAGCGCACAGACTGAAGGCGCTCTGCTTTGCATCGAAGCCGCCTCAGACTGGGCCCTGACTTGTGTTGACCAACTTGCTGCCGCTGACAGCCATGTCCTGATCGATTACGGAGCTGCCGATGGCGGCACGGCCGTGGGTCTGTGGCACCAGGTGCTGGATCGCCTGCATGCCAACCAGCCCCAGGCCCACCTCACCCTGATCGGCAATGATCTGCCCAGCAACGACAACGTTGCCCTTGCTGAAAATCTGGCACTGCAGATTCCGCGCACTCCCAAGCCCACCGTGTTGGTAAGCGCCCGCAGCTTCTATGAGCCATCGGTGGGTCCCAACACGGTGAGCTTTGGCTTTTCCGCCACCGCGATGCACTGGCTGAGCGAGTCGCCAGGACCGCTGAATACCCATACCCACGTGCTGGCATCCGGTGATGCCGATGCTCTGAAGCGTTTCACGGCGCAGGCGCTCAAAGACTGGACTTACGTTCTGGAATTGCGCAGCAAAGAGCTGAAAGTGGGTGGACGCCTGCTGACGGTGAACCTGTCTCGCGACGGAGAGGGTCGATACCTCGGCCACAACGGCGGTGAAACCCGCAACGTGCACGACCAGCTGCATCAGATCTGGAAGAGCCTTGCTGACGAAGGCGTGATCACTGAAGAGCAGTACCGCAAGGGAACGGTGCTGAACTTCTACAAGTCACCCGAGGAGTTCATGGCGCCGCTGAAAGATCAGAGCTCGGCGCCTTACCGCAATGGCCTGCGTCTGGTGGATGAGCGCACGGTGTACGTCAAGTGCCCTTACCGCCGCCGCTGGGAGGAGAACGGCGATACGGCAGCGTTCGCGGCTGGACTGATGGCCACGATCCGCAGCTGGAGCCGACACAGCTTTGCCAGCACTGCTGGAGATGCCGTGGCAGATGAGGTGTACAAGCGCCTTAAGCAACGCATCGCGGACGCCCCTTCTGAGTGGAGCCTGGATTACGTGGAGCACCACCAAATGATGGAGAAAGTGGCCTGA
- a CDS encoding folate-binding protein YgfZ: MSRDQDATALIWDARFPLIRLEGQGCSSFLHGQTSARVDGSTHGDLIQACWLNATGRVQALLEIRLDSAGADVLVLNGDSSSVAGGFDRVIFPADQVRLGEQRQQRRMQRLEAGKAPDFTQVIWLSEASEPPTSWAELRACNATELECWRNKQGWPLGDQELTGDTNPFELGLSDWVELNKGCYLGQETVAKLASRGGVKQQLRCWRSTSEIQKVLTSGDQLKLNDSRAGIITSVSKDTATGSSFGLALVRRQALDAETLQAGDSGVEVSITRPSGFCDPPARG; encoded by the coding sequence ATGAGCAGGGATCAGGACGCAACAGCATTGATCTGGGATGCGCGATTCCCCCTCATCCGTCTTGAGGGCCAAGGATGCAGCAGCTTTCTGCATGGCCAGACCAGCGCCAGGGTGGATGGCTCCACCCACGGCGATCTGATCCAGGCCTGTTGGCTCAATGCCACAGGCCGCGTGCAGGCCCTGCTTGAAATTCGCCTGGATTCGGCTGGCGCCGATGTGCTCGTGCTCAACGGAGACAGCAGCAGCGTCGCTGGCGGGTTTGATCGGGTGATCTTTCCCGCAGACCAAGTGCGGCTGGGAGAGCAGCGCCAGCAGCGCCGGATGCAACGCCTTGAAGCTGGAAAGGCGCCCGACTTCACCCAGGTGATCTGGCTGAGTGAAGCCAGCGAGCCACCGACCTCCTGGGCAGAACTCAGAGCCTGCAACGCCACAGAACTGGAATGCTGGCGGAACAAGCAGGGCTGGCCGCTGGGAGATCAGGAGCTCACTGGCGACACCAATCCCTTTGAACTGGGTTTGTCCGATTGGGTCGAGCTGAACAAAGGCTGTTATCTCGGACAGGAAACCGTGGCCAAGCTGGCGTCACGGGGTGGTGTGAAACAGCAGCTGCGTTGCTGGCGAAGCACCTCTGAGATTCAAAAGGTCCTGACAAGCGGCGATCAGCTCAAGCTGAATGACTCGCGTGCCGGAATTATCACCAGCGTTTCCAAAGACACGGCAACAGGGAGCAGTTTCGGCCTCGCCCTGGTCAGGCGTCAGGCGCTCGACGCGGAAACACTGCAAGCGGGAGACAGTGGTGTCGAGGTCTCCATCACACGACCCAGTGGCTTCTGCGACCCGCCCGCTCGAGGCTGA